The genomic DNA ACCTGCATGGGGCGGGCCTTATAAGAGAGGCCCGGCGCATGGACGAGCAGGTAACCTTCTTCGGGATCGGTGGCGCGAGGATGCGGGAGGCGGGAGCCGAGACTCTCGTCGATGCGTCCGACATGGCGGTCGTGGGCCTTTTCGAGGTGGCGGCTCATTTCGACGTCATCTACAGGGCCTATGCCACGCTTCGGGATATCCTCCGAAAAGATCCTCCTGATCTTCTTATCCTCATCGACTACCCCGATTTCAATCTGCGGCTGGCGAAAGTGGCGAAACGGGCGGGTGTCCGCGTCCTATACTATATCAGTCCGCAGGTCTGGGCCTGGCGGGTGGGGCGGGTGAAGAAGATCGCCCGGCTCGTGGATCGGATGGCGGTAGTTTTTCCCTTCGAGGTTCCTTTTTACGAGAAGGAGGGTGTGCCGGTGAGTTTCGTAGGGCACCCCCTGCTCGATGTAGTTCACCCTACGATGTCGCCTGAGGAAGCCCGCGCTTTTTTCGGTCTCGACTCCACTAAGCGGACAGTCGGTCTTTTTCCGGGGAGCCGACGGGGGGAGATCAAGAGGCTCCTCCCGGTGATCCTCGAAACGGCCCTCCTGCTACGCGGACGTTTTCCGGACCTTCAGTTCGTTCTGCCCCTTGCTTCCAGCCTTAACCGCCAAGACCTCGCTCCACATCTGGAAGGATCGGGGCTGAACATAACTGTCGTGGAGGGGAAAGGGTACGACGTCATGCAGGTGTGTGACGCCATTATCTCCGTATCAGGCACCGTCACCCTCGAAATCGCCCTCATTGGAACCCCGATGGTGATCATCTACCGGGTGTCCCCCTTCACGTACCAAGTGGCAAAGCGCCTCGTCCGTGTCGATCACATCGGCCTCTGTAACATAGTGGCGGGGGAACGGGCGGTGCGGGAACTCGTTCAGGATGAAGCGCGGCCTGAAATTATTGCCGACGAAATAACGCGGATACTTACCGATGATGAATATGCAGCGAGCATACGTAGCAAGCTGGTTGCTGTGCGCGGAAAACTTGGTTGCGGCGGCTGTTCTGCGCAAGTCGCCCGACTTGCTCTCGACATGTTGGCCTGAAAAAACACATGGACACCTTTAAAAGAATTCTTCGATACAGCAAACCCTATTGGTGGCGCATCGTCATTTCGGCGATCTTCTCAATGGTAGTGGGAGGGATGGACGGGCTGTTCGCCTACCTTACGGGACCGCTCCTGAAGCAGATCTTTTCGGGGAAGGATCAGCGTATCCTTCTTCTTCTCCCCCTGGCCGTCATTGGGATCTTCTTTGTCCGCGGGATGGGACGGTACATCAACGAATACTTCATCAGGACTGCTGGGCAGCTGGCGGTACAGAATATCCGCAACGACGTCTACCGCAACGGGATGTTTCTTGGCTTGCGCTTTTTCCACGCGCACCCCACGGGAACGCTCATGTCGCGGGTACTCAACGATGTGAATGCAATGCAGGAGGGGGTTGGAAACGTTATCACCGGCCTCTTCAGGGACGGTTTTGGCGCACTCTTCCTCCTGGGCATGATTTTCTACCTCAACTGGAAGCTTGCGATCATCGCATTTCTTGTAATTCCGCTCACTGTAGTACCGGCGCAGAAGATCGGCAGGCGGATCAAATCTCTTTCCTCCGCCAGCCAGGGAAAGATGGGGGACATATCCAGCATACTGCAGGAAACCTTTTCCGGTATCAAGGTGATCAAGGCCTTCGGTCTGGAGGAGCGGGAGATCGGGAAGTTTCACGCAAAGAACCTCGAGTACTACCGGTTTATGCGCAAATCCATCAAGTACGAGGGCCTCTCCGTACCGGTAATGGAACTCCTGACATCGCTCGGGATAGCCGCGGTCATCTGGTACGGAGGGTATCAGGTCATCAACGGCAGTATGAAGCCTGATGCGTTCCTGTCGTTTATCGCGGCCATGATCCTCCTCTACAACCCCATCAAGAAGCTGAACAGTGCCTACAATGTCGCTCAGCGAGCGATCGGTGCAGCAGTGCGCGTCTTTGAAATGATAGACGAACCGCGCGACATCGTAGATCATCCGGATGCGGTGTCCGCAGGACGTGTGAAGGGAGAGGTCAGGTTCGACAAGGTTTCCTTCAGGTACGGAGAAGACGATGAGCCCGTTCTTCGTGAGGTTGACCTCACAGCCGGCAAAGGGGAGATTATCGCTCTGGTCGGTCCTTCCGGCAGCGGCAAGACTACGTTTGTCTCGCTCATTCCCAGATTTTATGACGTTACCGAAGGTGGCGTCACAATTGACGGGATTGATGTGCGGCGGATCAGACTTCGGGATCTCATGCGCCAGATCGCACTGGTCGATCAGGAGACGGTCCTTTTCAACGATACCATCGCCAACAACATCAGGTACGGGAAGAGCGATGCCACTGATGCCGAGGTGGAGGCAGCGGCAAGGGCAGCCTACGCCCATGACTTCATCCTCGACATGCCGGAAGGATACGAAACCAACATCGGTGACCGTGGTGTGCGTCTCTCTGGTGGGCAGCGGCAGCGCCTATGCATTGCACGGGCGATTCTCAAGGACGCCCCGATCCTCATCCTCGACGAAGCTACAAGCGCACTCGATACCGAAAGCGAGCAGATGGTTCAGGAAGCCCTGAACAACCTGATGGCGAACCGGACGACTTTTGTCATTGCCCACCGGCTATCGACCGTTCTGCATGCAGACAGGATCGTAGTACTGGAAAACGGCAGAATCGTCGAATCCGGGCGCCATGACCAACTGGTTGCTCAGGCTGGCCTCTACCAGAAACTCTACGCAATGCAGTTCCAAACCTGATGAAAAACCTTCTCCTTACATTAAAGAAACGGTTCCCGAGCGTTCTCCCCTGGCTCGCTTATTCGGTACTACGGATGCTCTTCACCACCCTCCGGGTGCGACTCGTGAACGTGGAGATTCCCCGGGGGTACCATGAGAGAGGGGAAGGGATAATTCAGGTGATGTGGCATAGCAGGCTGTGTGTAAGCCCCTTTGCCTATCAAGGCAACAAAGGGCATATCCTCATCAGCAGCCACGGGGACGGAGAGATCATTGCAAGAATCACCGCGCTTTTCGGGTTTGAGCACATACGCGGTTCATCATCCAAAGGGGCCGATAAGGCGCTCAAGCAGATGCTGAGGCTTGCGAGGCGGAATGAAGACCTCATAGTCACCCCCGACGGGCCTCGGGGGCCGGCCGAGGTCGTTAAGCCGGGTGTAGCACAGATCGCCAAGCTCACCGGGTTACCGGTGCTCCCTTTTGCCATTTCGGCTTCCAGGAAAGTGCGTCTAAAGAGCTGGGACAGGTTCATGATCCCTCTTCCCTTTACAAAATGCTTCTTCGTCTGGGGGGAGCCGCTGCGCTGCGGCGTGGAGGAGGAGATCGAGCAGTTCCGCCAGCGGGTCGAGGGTGCCCTCTGCAAGGTCACGGCTGAAGCCGACGGGATGGCGGCAGCATGACCAACGTTATCTACACCCTCCTCCTGTGGGTGGCATTGCCGGTTGTAATTGCGTACCATTGCTTCCGATCTGTCAGCAGAGGCCGCCCGGCGGCGCTGGCCGAGCGGTTCGGGTTTGTCCCGCAGGATGAGCTCAAAGGTCTTTCCGGTGCCGAGGTGATATGGGTCCATGCCGTCTCCGTCGGTGAAACGATGGCCGTAGTTCCTCTCCTCAAGGCGCTGAAAAGACGCTGGCCGGAGCGCAAGATCCTTCTCAGCAATACGACGGAGACGGGTCGTGAGGTATCCGGCACCATCGCAGAAGTTGACTGTCGCTGCTACTTTCCTTTCGATTACCCGTTTGCGGTTTCCCGCTTGCTGCGGCGCGTGCGGCCCTCCCTGATCGTGGTAGTCGAAACTGAGATCTGGCCGAATTTTCTTCGCACAGCCCGATGCATGGGGGTACCGGTTGCGATGGTCAACGGTCGTATATCGGACCGCTCCTTCGGGAGGTACCTGAAGCTTAAGCGGTTCTTTCAGCCGGTGCTGGGCTGCTTTTCCGCCTTCTGCATGCAGAGTGACGAAGACGCCAGACGGATAGGGGAGATCGGTGCAGACCCGGTCAAGGTGCATAGTGTGGGGAACCTGAAGTACGATGTTCCTGGCGCATTGCCTTCGCCGGACGTACGCCGCGAACTGCGGCGAAGCTACCAGATCCCCGAGAACTGCATCGTCTTCACTGCCGGGAGCACCCATCAGGGTGAAGATGAGGTGGTTATTGGTGCTTTCAGAAAGGTTTCTGCCGAGATTACGGCTATGAACCTCGTGCTCGTACCTCGTCATCCGGAACGCGCTGCCGCGGTAGGTGAGCTTCTGAGCACTCTCGAAATTCCGTTCGTTCTGCGTTCTCAGCTCCACCTGCGGGAGAAGCCATTGTCGGCAGGGGAGGTGCTGCTTGTCGACAGGGTTGGGGAGCTGAACCGGTTGTATTCATTATCCGACATCGCTTTCGTCGGCGGCAGCCTGGTCCCGACCGGCGGACACAACGTCCTGGAGCCAGCAGCATGTGGTGTCCCTGTGCTGTTCGGACCTCATATGTCCAACTTTCGCGAGATAGCAGCGGATATCCTCAAGTCAGGCGGCGCCATTCGGGTGGAAGACGGCGCAGTCATGGAGGAATCTCTTCGATCTCTCTGTATGGACCCGGCTCTCCGGCAGGAGATGGGGCAACGGGGCCTGAGCTGGTTGCAGGTTTCGGGAGGAGCGGTGGATCGGCATATCGAGGTGCTTGCGCGTTTGCAGGGGCGAGAAAAATCAGAGTCCAGTCTGAATGAGTGCAGCAGTGGCAAACGTTGAGCTATACTTCAGAGAGCTGATAGAGGGAAAACGGCAATCTGTGCGGGATCGCCTCGTCCTGGCACTCCTTGTAGCAGCCACCTTTCCGTATGGCCTCATCATGCGCTTTCGTGCCTGCCTCTATGCTTTCGGTCTCCTCCGCTCATATAGGCTTTCGAAACCGGTGGTGTCGGTTGGAAATCTTACTGTGGGCGGCACCGGCAAGACTCCCTCAGTGGCCTGGATCGCGCGCTTTTTTCTTCAGCAGGGCAAACGCGTAGCCGTTCTCTCCCGTGGTTATGGCGGCACCAGTCACGGGACTACAAAGATCGTGAGCGACGGAAAGGATATTTTTCTCTCGGCTTCCGAAGCGGGAGACGAACCTTACATGCTGGCGGCTACGGTTCCCGGTCTCATGGTTGTCATCGGTCCGGATCGATACCGTGCCGGAAGGCTTGCAGAGGAAAAGCTCAACCCCGACATTTTCATTCTTGATGACGGGTTCCAGCACCAGCGCCTAAGGCGGGACTTCGACATCCTTCTCATGGACTGCACGCGACCTTACGGTAATGGACGTTTGTTGCCTGCCGGTATGCTGCGGGAGAATCCTTCGGCGGCGAAGCGGGCGGATATGGTGATTTACACGAGATGTGGCAATGGGTCAGCGCCGACACTTCATTCCGATCTCGCTTCATGTCGTGCCGGACACGGTCTGACAGGTATTGTTGCATTTGGCGAGAACGAACTGCAGCCCTTCAACGTGCTGGAGGGTTCCCGGGTGATGGCCTTCGCCGGCATTGCCGACCCCGCTTCCTTTTTCGATGCCCTGGAAGAAGCGGGTGTCCGCCTCATCACAACTCTTGCATTTCCTGACCATGCCACGTACGGTGATGAGGAGCTTGCAGCACTGGTCCGGTTGCGAGATGCATCCCGCTCACAATATCTTCTGACGACGGAAAAAGATGCGGTGAAGCTCGTAGGCATGCAGGAAAAACTTGGCGAGACGTTTGCCGTGCGGCTGGAGATGCGGTTCGAAGATGATACCCAGCTGCGGGCGTATCTTCAGAAATTTCTTTAGGTAGAGGTGTCTCTATGGCATTATCGCAGGAACTGCTCGATATCCTGGTGTGCCCCCAGTGCAAGGGTGAACTTGAGCTTTTAGGAAATAGTGCTGCACTTCTCTGCAGTCCCTGTCGTCTCAAGTATCCGATACGGGACGACATCCCGGTCATGCTCGTTGATGAAGCGGAGAAAATAGGGCAGGATTGAAGGGTGAAGATTGAAGGTTGAAGCAAAAAAAAGAATCCTCGTTCTGCGGTACCGGTTCATCGGGGACACCATTCTTACCGTTCCTTTCCTGCGAAACCTGCGTCGGGCCGAACCCGATGCGTTCATTGCATGGGTGGTTGCTCCAGGCTCCGCCGAGGTGGTGCAGGGAATTCCCTATGTTGATGAACTGATCTTCTGGGACCCTCCCACTATCCACGCCGACAGCCGCTCCACCCATCGGACCTTTCGGGACAAGGTTTCCTTTATTCGGGAGTTGCGGGCGAGAAAGTTCGACAAGGTCTATGTGCTGAAACGCTCCCTTTCCAGCGCCATCATGGCGATTCTTTCAGGGGCTCGGGAAAGGGTCGGGTTCGATACCGAAGGGCGCGGATTTCTCCTTACGAAACGTGTACCTTACAGGCACGATCAGCACGAGGTGCAGAATTTCCTGGACGTTCTGCGGGCTGACGGGGTGAAGGTCGAAGACGACCATCTTGAAGCATGGCTTACGGAGGAGGAACGACAGTTCACCGAGGATTATTTTTTGCGCGCAGGGGTAGCAGCAGATGAGCCCATTGTAGGCATCCATCCTTTTTCTGCCAATCCTCCCCGAGCGTGGCATATCGATAACTTCATCGAAGTGGCCAGACGGCTTCAGGAAAACTACGGCGCGCGGATTCTGTTCTTCGGCGGTCCCAGAGACGAGGAAGCACTTCCCGCTCTCCGTGCAGGGCTGACTACCCCACCCCTTTTTGCGGTCGGGAAGACAACGCTCCGCCAGACCATGGCACTCCTTTCTCGCTGCAAGCTTCTCGTCTGCAATGACAGCGGAATCATGCACCTAGCAGCATCGATGCAGGTGCCACTAGTTGCGATTTTTGGACCGCAGTCGCCGGTTAAGTTCGGGCCGTGGGGAGAGAATAGCCGCGTCGTGTACAGTGCTTTTCAGTGCTCTCCGTGCCGGCAAAAATTTTTTAAGGAGTGCGAGCCGACCGAGCGCGGGAGGCCTGAATGCGTCGAAGCCATCGACGTCGATGCCGTCTTCACTCAATGCACGACGCTCCTCGATTCCCGGAGGGAGAGAGGATGACACTGATTGAGCGTCCGCGCCTGTCCGCTTTTGTCATCACTAAGAATGAGGGCGCAAAGATCCTGGAGTGTCTTGGATCCCTGCAGTGGGTGGATGAGGTGGTCGTGGTGGATGACTACAGCACTGACGACACGGTCCCAAAATGCTCCAACTTCGCTAACGTTCGAGTAGTGCACCATCCGTTCGCCAGTTTCAGGGACCAGAAGAGTCATGCCATGTCATTGACTAGCAATGAGTGGGTCCTTGAGATTGATGCGGACGAGCGCGTTTCCAACGAGATGAAAAGCGCTGTACTTGCGCTTTCACAGGCTGACTTTTCCGAATTCGACGCGTTTGCCTTCCGCCGCCTCACGAACTTCTGGGGTAAGTGGATCAGGCACGGCTCCTTCTATCCCGATTACAAGGTGCGGCTGTACAACAAGCGAAACGGAGCCTGGAGCGACAGTACAATTCATGAACGTTTCGTGCCCCGGGGGAAGATCAAGCGGATTGCAGCCGATATCATCCATGATCAGGACCTCGACCTGACTGCCTACTTCCAACGGACCACCAGGTACTCCGAACTTTCAGCCCTCGATTACCACAGCCGAGGAAAACGTTCTAAGTGGCACCACTATACCCTGCGACCCGTTTATACATTCTTCTACCGCTACCTCTTCCGGCTTGGTTGTCTGGATGGCGTGCAAGGTTTCGTTGTTTCCGCGATGGGCGCTATAGGTACATTTCAGAAGTACATGCGGCTGTTTGAGTTGCAGAAGGGCCGTCGGAGGGTTTGATGGATACGGGTGGATCAACCGGACAATCATGTGCCGGTAGTGCCCCATTGGTTACAGTCATCACGGTAGTCCGTAATGGCGCAACAGTTGCTGAACGAACTCTGAAGAGTGTAATCAGCCAGCGGGACCAGCACCTGGAGTACATAGTCATAGATGGAGGGTCGACAGACGGCACTGTTGATCTGCTGAGAGAGAACGACCATGCTATTGACTACTGGATAAGCGAGTCCGATGACGGCATTTACGATGCCATGAACAAAGGCATAGCTCATAGCAGCGGTGACTACCTGCTCTTTCTCAATGCTGGAGACGAATTGGTTGTTAACCTCAAGGAGATTGAGGATTACTTCAAAGCAGGTTATGTGATTGTCTATGGCAAAGCCAGCATGCTGGAGAATGATGGGAGATTCGTATATACGAAAGGCAAAAAACTAAGAAGCCCGAACAAAATGATTACAGGCATGCGACTGTGCCACCAGGCCATCTTCTACCGTAGAGATGCGATAGGGGGGGGGTATGACGCCGGATATCGCATCTTGGCGGACAGGGTCCTTACCCATGAGCTGATGAAAAAGCATGGTATCAACAGAACTTTGTTCATCGACAAAGTAATCTGCACCTATTACGAAGGTGGATTCAGCAGGCAGAATCCCGAGCAATGGAAGGTGGAAGAAATACGATTTTTACGATCCAATGGCAGGTATTTGTATGCCGAATATCGAAGGCTAAGCTGGTTCTGGAAAAAAATGAAAAGAGCTGCACGTGATGTCTAGAGAAAAACTACCACTGGTCAGCATACTGGTCCCGGTCTACAACAGGGAAGCGCTGGTACAGGTATGTATCGAGTCGGCCCTTGTTCAGACAGTGTCAAATATCGAAGTTGTTGTTGTCGATAACGCCAGCACTGACGGCACCTTCGAGGTGTGCACGGAGCTGGCTGCACGAGATCCGCGGGTTCGGGTCTTTCGAAACGCCAGTAACATCGGACCTGTTCGAAACTGGATTCGATGCATCGAGGAGGCCCGGGGGGCATACGGGAAGGTATTGTTTTCCGATGATCTCATGGCTCCCGATTACCTGGAGAAGACGCTCCCATTTATGGAAATCAATGAAGTGGGTTTTGTCTTTACTCCGGCTTTTGTCGGTCCCGAGCCCTTCAGTGGCAACATTTCCTACCAGTTCACCGGGCGGACCGGCACCTTCCCTTCTTCCCGCTTCATCAGTACCGGCCTCTTCAATGGAGATGTTCCATTTTCACCCGGCGGTGCGCTTTTTCGGATGAACGACCTGCGTAAGAATCTGCTCCGTGAGATTCCTTCACCAACGATTAATGATTTTCTGGACCATGGAGCCGGGCCTGATTTTCTTCTCTACCTTTTAACTGCCGCACAATATCCGAAGGTGGCTTATCTACACGAACCGCTTTCTTACTTCCGCGCCCACGGCGGGTCTATAACTATGAGTTCAGTCAAACCGTATATTGCCCAGTGTTACCGGCAGGCGCGGCTTTGGTTTGCCGAGCAGTATTTGACTGATAGGTGGTTGAAGATGCTGTACGTTTATGAATGGAAACGGGAGACGAATGAAAAGGGAAAAAGGGAGTCGGTTGACCAGTTTGTCAGGCAATTCACTTTGAGTGGTCTTACGATTTCCATTCCGAGTATAGTTTACGGACTCGCCTTCTCTAAATTATTCAAAAAAGGTGTCCTGACACTGCCAGGAGGGAAGGGGAGGATAAAGGTGGCGAGTATATGAAAGTTGTCATTCTAGCGGGAGGGCTCGGCACTCGCTTAAGCGAGGAAACGGTCCTCAGGCCCAAGCCTATGGTTGAGATAGGTGGTAAGCCGATTTTATGGCATATTATGAAGATATACTCCTACTATGGATTCAACGAATTTATCGTATGTCTCGGCTTCAAGGGGTATGTGATCAAGGAATACTTCTCCAACTACTTCCTGCATATGAGCGATGTGACCTTCGACATGGCAAACAACTCGATGACTGTGCATGAACGGTATGCCGAGCCTTGGAAGGTGACGCTTGTTGATACCGGTATGGACTCCATGACCGGAGGGCGGGTCAAACGAATCGAGCCTTATATCAATAATGAAACTTTCATGCTTACGTATGGGGATGGAGTGGCTGATGTGGATATCCCTGCATTGCTTGCTTTTCATAAGAGACAGGGGAGGCTCGCTACCGTCACCACCACGCAGCCTGCCGGCAGGTTCGGCGCGTTAAGCCTTACTTCCGATAACAGGGTCGCTTCTTTCCATGAGAAACCGGCAGGGGATGGTGCGTGGATAAATGGTGGATTTTTCGTATTGGAACCCGGCGTCATGGAATTGATCGCTGGTGATTCTACGGTATTCGAAAAGGAACCGCTTGAACGCCTTGCCGCAGAAGGTGAACTCGCAGCGTTCAGGCACTCAGGTTTCTGGCAACCGATGGACACCCTGCGCGATAAGACTCATCTGGAAGATCTTTGGAATTCGGGGACCGCGCCCTGGAAAGTATGGGGGCAGCGGGCAGAAAACGATGCCAAGGGCGAGAATAATGCTGGATAAAGCTTTCTGGAACAACAGGAAGGTGTTTGTCACCGGCCACACCGGGTTCAAAGGCGCCTGGCTCAGTCTCTGGCTGCATCGAATGGGAGCGGTCGTAACGGGCTACGCTCTTCACCCGCCAACGAATCCCAACCTCTTTGAACTGGCCCGAGTAGGAGAGGTAGTGGATTCTGTCATTGCCGATGTGCGTGATGGCGAAGCGGTGGGCAAAGCCATGATCTCGGCTGCACCGGATGTTGTCATTCATATGGCGGCTCAGCCCCTTGTCCGTGACTCGTATGTTAATCCTGCTGAAACCTATGCTATCAACGTAATGGGCACGGTCAATGTGTTCGAGGCGGTCCGCCGATGCCGAAGCGTGAAAGCCATCATAAATGTGACAACTGACAAGTGTTACGAAAACCGGGAGTGGGTCTGGGGCTACCGGGAGAACGAACCAATGGGGGGGTATGACCCCTATTCGAGCAGCAAAGCCTGTTCCGAGCTGGTTACAGCTGCTTACAGAAATTCCTTCTTTAATCCGCGAGACTTCTCTTCGCACGGCGTTGCTGTCGCTTCGGCACGGGCAGGCAATGTCATAGGAGGTGGCGACTGGGCTGCCGACCGGCTGGTCCCAGACTGTGTCAGGGCCCTCTTACAGGGGGAGAAACTAGTGCTCAGGAATCCTGAGGCAGTCAGACCCTGGCAGCATGTCCTGGAGCCGCTGAGTGGTTATCTCCTGCTGGCTCAGCACCTAGTCGAGGGCGGCGCTCGCTATGGAGAGGCATGGAACTTCGGACCCCGTGACGAAGATGCGAGGCCGGTGGAATGGATTGCGCAGACTCTCTGTGCGTCTTGGGGGAATGGCGCAACCTATGAGGTTGACAGCGGTCAGCACCCGCACGAGGCGCATTACCTCAAGCTCGATTGCTCGAAGGCTGGGGGCAAATTGGGGTGGAACCCCAGATGGGATCTGGCGAAATCACTCGACCTGATCGTGGACTGGACGAAGGCTTACCAGAGAAACGAAGATATGAGAGATGTCTGCCTGAGGCAGATCAGCGAGTACGACGCAGAATGACCGAATTTCTTGTCTTACGATGCATAGGAGTATCCGATGGACATAACAGCCGAAACTGAAAAAGAGCTTCGCGACCGAGCAATAGCCGCTGCTATAGAGTATTACCAGTTTAAACATGCGGGCCGAAAGCCGTTCACACCGGGGGACCGAATCCCGTATGCCGGACGGGTGTTCGATGAGCAGGAAATTGCGGCTCTTGTAGATTCTTCTCTCGAGTTCTGGCTGACGACCGGAAGGTATGCTGAGAGGTTTGAGAAGGAACTCGGAAGTTTCCTCGGAGTTCAACACTGCTCCCTCACCAATTCCGGATCTTCTGCCAATCTTCTGGCATTCATGTCGCTGACATCCCCCAGGCTCGGGGACAGGAGAGTGAAACGCGGCGATGAGATTATAACCGTGGCTGCCGGGTTCCCCACCACTGTGGCCCCGATCATTCAATACGGCGCTGTCCCGGTTTTTGTCGACGTTACACTTCCGACTTACAACATAGATTGCACGCAGCTTGAGCAGGCACTATCGGAGAAAACAAAGGGGGTGATGGTTGCACACACCCTCGGGAATCCGTTTGATCTGCACGCCGTACGGGAGTTTTGCGACCGGCACTCTCTCTGGCTGATAGAAGACAACTGCGATGCTCTAGACTCACGTTTCTTTTTCCGCGGTGAGTGGCGGTATACCGGGACTATGGGTGACCTCGGCACATCGAGCTTTTATCCCCCACATCACATGACCATGGGAGAGGGTGGTGCAGTTTATACGGACAATACTACTCTTGCGCGACTGGTGGAATCTTTTCGTGATTGGGGCAGGGACTGCTGGTGCTCATCGGGACGCGACAATACTTGTGGCAAGCGCTTCACGCAGCAATTTGGCGAACTTCCATACGGCTATGATCACAAATATGTTTACTCCCACTTCGGCTATAACCTGAAAGTTACCGATATGCAGGCCGCGATAGGGTGCGCTCAGCTAGGTAAACTGGCGGCCTTCTCTGAAGCAAGGAGAAGCAACTGGCGCAAGTATCGTGAAGGGCTGTCCAATCTGGGCGATCGATTTGTTCTGCCTGAACCGACTGCGGGTTCGGATCCGTCGTGGTTCGGTTTCCTGCTAACGGTCAGGGAAGGCTGTGGTTTTACACGTGACAGAATCGTCGCTCACCTTGAGTCGAAAGGAGTTCAGACGAGGATGCTCTTCGCAGGGAACCTGACGAAGCATCCGTGTTTCGACGAGATGAGGGAGAGTGGTGAGGGTTTCCGAATCGCCGGAGAACTGCTGAATACGGACCGGATAATGAATGACTCATTCTGGGTCGGCGTATATCCGGGTCTCACGGACTCGATGAGCGACTTCGTTATTGAGAAGATCCGGGAGTTTTGCAGCAGATGAAGATTGTTGTAACGGGAGCAACGGGGTTTTTGGGGAGCCGTCTCGTAAGGGCGCTGCTGAAAAGCGGTCATACCCCCGTGGTGCTAAAACGGAGCTTTTCCGATCTTGGACGGATCCGTGATCTATTGCCTGCCCTCATGGCCTACGACATTGATCTCTGCGGTCTACAGTTCCCGTTTAGA from Geobacter sp. DSM 9736 includes the following:
- a CDS encoding Trm112 family protein, coding for MALSQELLDILVCPQCKGELELLGNSAALLCSPCRLKYPIRDDIPVMLVDEAEKIGQD
- a CDS encoding 3-deoxy-D-manno-octulosonic acid transferase — its product is MTNVIYTLLLWVALPVVIAYHCFRSVSRGRPAALAERFGFVPQDELKGLSGAEVIWVHAVSVGETMAVVPLLKALKRRWPERKILLSNTTETGREVSGTIAEVDCRCYFPFDYPFAVSRLLRRVRPSLIVVVETEIWPNFLRTARCMGVPVAMVNGRISDRSFGRYLKLKRFFQPVLGCFSAFCMQSDEDARRIGEIGADPVKVHSVGNLKYDVPGALPSPDVRRELRRSYQIPENCIVFTAGSTHQGEDEVVIGAFRKVSAEITAMNLVLVPRHPERAAAVGELLSTLEIPFVLRSQLHLREKPLSAGEVLLVDRVGELNRLYSLSDIAFVGGSLVPTGGHNVLEPAACGVPVLFGPHMSNFREIAADILKSGGAIRVEDGAVMEESLRSLCMDPALRQEMGQRGLSWLQVSGGAVDRHIEVLARLQGREKSESSLNECSSGKR
- the waaF gene encoding lipopolysaccharide heptosyltransferase II — translated: MKVEAKKRILVLRYRFIGDTILTVPFLRNLRRAEPDAFIAWVVAPGSAEVVQGIPYVDELIFWDPPTIHADSRSTHRTFRDKVSFIRELRARKFDKVYVLKRSLSSAIMAILSGARERVGFDTEGRGFLLTKRVPYRHDQHEVQNFLDVLRADGVKVEDDHLEAWLTEEERQFTEDYFLRAGVAADEPIVGIHPFSANPPRAWHIDNFIEVARRLQENYGARILFFGGPRDEEALPALRAGLTTPPLFAVGKTTLRQTMALLSRCKLLVCNDSGIMHLAASMQVPLVAIFGPQSPVKFGPWGENSRVVYSAFQCSPCRQKFFKECEPTERGRPECVEAIDVDAVFTQCTTLLDSRRERG
- the msbA gene encoding lipid A export permease/ATP-binding protein MsbA, coding for MDTFKRILRYSKPYWWRIVISAIFSMVVGGMDGLFAYLTGPLLKQIFSGKDQRILLLLPLAVIGIFFVRGMGRYINEYFIRTAGQLAVQNIRNDVYRNGMFLGLRFFHAHPTGTLMSRVLNDVNAMQEGVGNVITGLFRDGFGALFLLGMIFYLNWKLAIIAFLVIPLTVVPAQKIGRRIKSLSSASQGKMGDISSILQETFSGIKVIKAFGLEEREIGKFHAKNLEYYRFMRKSIKYEGLSVPVMELLTSLGIAAVIWYGGYQVINGSMKPDAFLSFIAAMILLYNPIKKLNSAYNVAQRAIGAAVRVFEMIDEPRDIVDHPDAVSAGRVKGEVRFDKVSFRYGEDDEPVLREVDLTAGKGEIIALVGPSGSGKTTFVSLIPRFYDVTEGGVTIDGIDVRRIRLRDLMRQIALVDQETVLFNDTIANNIRYGKSDATDAEVEAAARAAYAHDFILDMPEGYETNIGDRGVRLSGGQRQRLCIARAILKDAPILILDEATSALDTESEQMVQEALNNLMANRTTFVIAHRLSTVLHADRIVVLENGRIVESGRHDQLVAQAGLYQKLYAMQFQT
- a CDS encoding lysophospholipid acyltransferase family protein encodes the protein MKNLLLTLKKRFPSVLPWLAYSVLRMLFTTLRVRLVNVEIPRGYHERGEGIIQVMWHSRLCVSPFAYQGNKGHILISSHGDGEIIARITALFGFEHIRGSSSKGADKALKQMLRLARRNEDLIVTPDGPRGPAEVVKPGVAQIAKLTGLPVLPFAISASRKVRLKSWDRFMIPLPFTKCFFVWGEPLRCGVEEEIEQFRQRVEGALCKVTAEADGMAAA
- the lpxB gene encoding lipid-A-disaccharide synthase — its product is MIVAGEASGDLHGAGLIREARRMDEQVTFFGIGGARMREAGAETLVDASDMAVVGLFEVAAHFDVIYRAYATLRDILRKDPPDLLILIDYPDFNLRLAKVAKRAGVRVLYYISPQVWAWRVGRVKKIARLVDRMAVVFPFEVPFYEKEGVPVSFVGHPLLDVVHPTMSPEEARAFFGLDSTKRTVGLFPGSRRGEIKRLLPVILETALLLRGRFPDLQFVLPLASSLNRQDLAPHLEGSGLNITVVEGKGYDVMQVCDAIISVSGTVTLEIALIGTPMVIIYRVSPFTYQVAKRLVRVDHIGLCNIVAGERAVRELVQDEARPEIIADEITRILTDDEYAASIRSKLVAVRGKLGCGGCSAQVARLALDMLA
- the lpxK gene encoding tetraacyldisaccharide 4'-kinase; translation: MSAAVANVELYFRELIEGKRQSVRDRLVLALLVAATFPYGLIMRFRACLYAFGLLRSYRLSKPVVSVGNLTVGGTGKTPSVAWIARFFLQQGKRVAVLSRGYGGTSHGTTKIVSDGKDIFLSASEAGDEPYMLAATVPGLMVVIGPDRYRAGRLAEEKLNPDIFILDDGFQHQRLRRDFDILLMDCTRPYGNGRLLPAGMLRENPSAAKRADMVIYTRCGNGSAPTLHSDLASCRAGHGLTGIVAFGENELQPFNVLEGSRVMAFAGIADPASFFDALEEAGVRLITTLAFPDHATYGDEELAALVRLRDASRSQYLLTTEKDAVKLVGMQEKLGETFAVRLEMRFEDDTQLRAYLQKFL